The Pelodiscus sinensis isolate JC-2024 chromosome 5, ASM4963464v1, whole genome shotgun sequence genome includes a region encoding these proteins:
- the LOC142829622 gene encoding uncharacterized protein LOC142829622: MAARGGQPPSPGAEEEAPRGRKRRAPSWTPRELEALLDLWEEEEGLHDLQSRRRNAELYTRMARNLAQQGHPSRNCEQVRSKVKELRLGYVRATEGRGAGPDACPYFERLNSFLGEPAPQGPAVPVDTCQHPPIIRPTEPEEEDDSGGASGEEASVATQQAPSSSSSVAGEEPTAGPSTRPATPAAAAPPAAQARRTRLRHRDQLLRRHVTAVEGIQTSIAERVQGDQEWRQEGWAAFLEECREMRATMGTLTAHLIHAIHYGMAGPHAPAIPPGAQPMPPPIPAPLPAPAPLPAPAPAHAPDPDPAHAPDPDPAHAPDPDPAHAPDPDPAHGPAPDPEDRAPTRAPTRASTRAPTRAPTRAPTRGHLSVQAAPTRSAQRGQVRPQRGARRGHPSQ, encoded by the exons atggcagctcgaggtggtcagccaccgtcacccggggcagaggaggaagcccccaggggccggaagcgcagggccccatcctggacccccagggagctggaggccctcctggacctgtgggaggaggaggagggtctccatgacctccagTCCCGCCGCCGGAATGCTGAGCTGTACACCCGGATGGCCCGGAACCTCGCCCAGCAAgggcaccccagccgcaactgcgagcaggtccgCTCGAAGGTTAAGgagttgcggctggggtacgtgcgggccacggaggggaggggagcagggcctgatgcctgcccctattttgagcggctgaactcatttttgggcgagccagccccgcaaggcccagctgtccccgttgacacctgccagcaccccccgatCATTCGTCCCACCGAACCGGAGGAGGAAGACGACAGCGGCGGCGcttcgggagaggaggccagcgttgccacccagcaggccccctccagcagctcctctgtggccggggaggaacccactg cgggacccagcaccagaccagcgactccagcagcagcggcacccccagctgcccaagcccggaggaccaggctccgacaccgggaccagctgcttcggcgtcatgtcaccgcggtggaggggatccagacctccattgcggagcgtgtgcagggggaccaggagtggcggcaggagggatgggctgcgttcctggaggaatgccgcgagatgcgtgccacaatgggcaccctgacggcacatttaatacatgccatccactatggcatggccggaccgcatgcccccgccatccctccgggagcacagcccatgccccctcctatccctgctcctctcccagctcctgctcctctccctgctcctgctcctgctcatgctcctgaccctgaccctgctcatgctcctgaccctgaccctgctcatgctcctgaccctgaccctgctcatgctcctgaccctgaccctgctcatggtcctgctcctgaccctgaagaccgtgctcctactcgtgctcctactcgtgcttctactcgtgctcctactcgtgctcctactcgtgctcctactcgtgggcacctcagcgtgcaggctgccccaacgcggtctgcccagcgtgggcaggtccgcccccagaggggcgctcgcaggggccacccgtcccagtaa